In one Streptomyces sp. T12 genomic region, the following are encoded:
- a CDS encoding ABC transporter substrate-binding protein, whose protein sequence is MHLSSLGQSMPGTSRRTLLRGVGGAAVLGAGVPLLSACGGGGSASDPKTVTVGSNASDAVPKKAFADIYAAFKKESGLTVDVNTKDHNTFQEQINSYLQGTPDDVFNWFAGYRMQFFAAKGLATPLDDVWKSIGGNFPDAMHKLSKGEDGKYYFVPLYTYPWALFYRKSVFKEKGYEVPTKWDDFVALCKQMKKDGLVPIAFGDKDAWPALGTFDQINFRANGYDFHVELMAGKAAWTDAKVRKAFDLWAQILPFHQEGATGRTWQDAAQTLASKKAGMYLLGTFVGQQFTDEADREDLDFFAFPEIDPAYGQDTVEAPTDGFMLSKAPKNKAGAVKLLQYLGSPAAEEIYLKSDPNVVAASTKADTSSYSPLQKKAYEMISGAKSLTQFMDRDSRPDFTSTVMQPALQKFIRDPKQIDSLLSSIERQKKTIFASG, encoded by the coding sequence ATGCACCTCTCCTCCCTCGGCCAGTCCATGCCTGGTACCAGTCGCCGCACTCTGCTGCGTGGCGTGGGCGGCGCCGCTGTTCTTGGCGCCGGTGTCCCGCTGCTGAGTGCGTGCGGTGGCGGTGGTTCGGCGAGTGATCCGAAGACGGTCACGGTCGGTTCGAACGCGTCGGACGCGGTGCCGAAGAAGGCGTTCGCCGATATCTACGCGGCGTTCAAGAAGGAGTCCGGGCTCACGGTCGACGTGAACACCAAGGACCACAACACCTTCCAGGAGCAGATCAACTCCTACCTGCAGGGCACGCCGGACGACGTGTTCAACTGGTTCGCCGGTTACCGGATGCAGTTCTTCGCGGCCAAGGGGCTGGCCACGCCGCTGGATGACGTGTGGAAGTCCATCGGGGGCAACTTCCCCGACGCGATGCACAAGCTCTCCAAGGGCGAGGACGGCAAGTACTACTTCGTGCCGCTGTACACGTACCCGTGGGCGCTGTTCTACCGCAAGAGCGTGTTCAAGGAGAAGGGCTACGAAGTGCCCACGAAGTGGGACGACTTCGTGGCGCTGTGCAAGCAGATGAAGAAGGACGGCCTGGTGCCGATCGCCTTCGGTGACAAGGACGCCTGGCCGGCGCTGGGCACGTTCGACCAGATCAACTTCCGTGCCAACGGCTACGACTTCCATGTGGAGCTGATGGCGGGCAAGGCCGCCTGGACCGATGCCAAGGTGCGCAAGGCCTTCGACCTGTGGGCGCAGATCCTGCCCTTCCACCAGGAGGGCGCCACGGGCCGTACCTGGCAGGACGCCGCCCAGACGCTGGCGTCGAAGAAGGCCGGCATGTATCTGCTCGGCACCTTTGTGGGTCAGCAGTTCACCGACGAGGCCGACCGTGAGGACCTGGACTTCTTCGCCTTCCCGGAGATCGACCCGGCCTACGGGCAGGACACCGTGGAGGCGCCCACGGACGGGTTCATGCTCTCCAAGGCCCCGAAGAACAAGGCCGGTGCGGTCAAGCTGCTGCAGTACCTGGGCTCGCCGGCGGCGGAGGAGATCTACCTCAAGTCCGACCCGAACGTGGTGGCGGCCTCCACCAAGGCCGACACCTCCTCCTACAGCCCGCTGCAGAAGAAGGCCTACGAGATGATCTCCGGGGCGAAGTCCCTGACGCAGTTCATGGACCGTGACAGCCGGCCGGACTTCA
- a CDS encoding RICIN domain-containing protein yields the protein MSPAQTGARPGAAPRPTALLFLLLALIVAAATLVVPAAGRADAISRPAQTLYTPPSNALSPGTFYPRAMRLQHNGSANGTLLATFEQYREDMPVFPIYRSTDNGASWTKISEVADTQNGWGMRWEPELFELPRAMGGFPAGTILAAGDSVPYDRWGGSKIDLYASTDRGQSWDFVTNIATGGPAFSTNGFTPVWEPYFLLSGDRLIVYYSDQRDTAHGQEVVHQVSTDLRNWGPVVDDVSMPTYADRPGMPVVTRLPNGNYVMSYEYCNAPEGRCSVYYKISSDPEGFGSVTGRVLRSTDGVIPSGAPFITWLPAGGPNGTLVLSGESQDDLFVNTENGAANAWTRMRSNVAGGYSRGMLPLADGHSLMVLSGGRARSTGVNSVMYSVIDLGGGVSDGATYTVSNANSDLKLTIAGGSTGNGTVATQQNTTNATDQQWRFARQPSGYFKIFNVASGKVLGVENQSTADGAKALQWDDNGTLDHEWAVAPHPAGGYTITNRVTGKYLEIPNASTTVGTTAAQWSDTGCACQRWDLDQTALPPLGTGQYVLVNKNSGKYLDIPGASTTSDTAANQWRNSACSCQLFTFQSAGNGAWTIKNVNSNLNLDIRGSSGTAGAAIVQNTASSADSQKWTLTDAGNGYFRLRNVNSTLVAGVAQSSTADGAAVVQWNSAGVDDQLWKIVRIN from the coding sequence ATGTCTCCTGCGCAGACAGGCGCCAGACCCGGCGCCGCTCCGCGTCCCACCGCCCTCCTGTTCCTGCTGCTCGCCCTGATCGTCGCGGCGGCGACGCTGGTCGTGCCGGCCGCGGGCAGGGCAGACGCCATCTCGCGCCCCGCCCAGACCCTGTACACCCCGCCGTCGAACGCGCTCTCGCCCGGGACGTTCTATCCGCGCGCGATGCGTCTGCAGCACAACGGCTCGGCCAACGGCACCCTGCTCGCCACGTTCGAGCAGTACCGCGAGGACATGCCGGTCTTCCCGATCTACCGCAGCACCGACAACGGCGCCTCCTGGACGAAGATCTCCGAGGTGGCCGACACCCAGAACGGCTGGGGCATGCGTTGGGAGCCCGAGCTGTTCGAACTGCCCCGCGCCATGGGTGGCTTCCCCGCCGGAACCATCCTCGCCGCCGGCGACTCGGTGCCGTACGACCGGTGGGGCGGCAGCAAGATCGACCTGTACGCCAGCACCGACCGCGGCCAGAGCTGGGACTTCGTCACCAACATAGCCACCGGCGGCCCGGCATTCTCCACCAACGGCTTCACCCCCGTCTGGGAGCCGTATTTCCTGCTGTCCGGTGACCGGCTCATCGTCTACTACTCCGACCAGCGCGACACCGCCCACGGCCAGGAGGTCGTGCACCAGGTCTCCACGGACCTGCGCAACTGGGGCCCGGTCGTGGACGACGTGTCGATGCCCACCTACGCGGACCGGCCCGGGATGCCGGTCGTCACCCGGCTGCCGAACGGCAACTACGTGATGAGCTACGAGTACTGCAACGCTCCTGAGGGCAGGTGCTCCGTGTACTACAAGATCTCCTCCGACCCGGAGGGATTCGGCTCCGTCACCGGCCGGGTGCTGCGGTCGACCGACGGCGTCATCCCCAGCGGAGCGCCCTTCATCACCTGGCTGCCTGCCGGTGGCCCGAACGGCACCCTCGTCCTCAGCGGCGAGAGTCAGGACGACCTGTTCGTCAACACGGAGAACGGGGCCGCGAACGCCTGGACCCGTATGCGCTCCAACGTCGCCGGCGGGTACAGCCGGGGTATGCTCCCGCTGGCCGACGGCCACAGCCTGATGGTGCTCAGTGGCGGGCGGGCGCGCAGCACCGGCGTCAACTCGGTCATGTACAGCGTCATCGACCTGGGCGGCGGGGTCTCCGACGGCGCCACCTACACCGTCTCCAACGCGAACAGTGACCTGAAGCTCACCATCGCGGGCGGGTCCACCGGCAACGGCACCGTCGCCACCCAGCAGAACACAACCAACGCCACCGACCAGCAGTGGCGCTTCGCGCGGCAGCCCTCCGGGTACTTCAAGATCTTCAATGTCGCCAGCGGCAAGGTCCTCGGCGTGGAGAACCAGTCCACCGCCGACGGCGCCAAGGCCCTGCAATGGGACGACAACGGCACCCTCGACCACGAATGGGCCGTAGCTCCCCATCCCGCCGGCGGCTACACCATCACCAACCGCGTGACCGGCAAGTACCTCGAAATCCCCAACGCCTCCACCACCGTAGGCACCACCGCCGCCCAGTGGAGCGACACCGGCTGCGCCTGCCAGCGCTGGGACCTCGACCAGACCGCCCTGCCGCCCCTCGGCACCGGCCAGTACGTCCTCGTCAACAAGAACAGCGGCAAGTACCTGGACATCCCCGGCGCATCCACCACCAGCGACACCGCAGCCAACCAGTGGCGCAACTCCGCCTGCAGCTGCCAGCTGTTCACCTTCCAGTCCGCCGGCAACGGAGCCTGGACCATCAAGAACGTCAACAGCAACCTCAACCTCGACATCCGCGGCTCCTCCGGCACGGCAGGCGCTGCCATCGTCCAGAACACCGCCTCCAGCGCCGACTCCCAGAAGTGGACCCTCACCGACGCGGGCAACGGCTACTTCCGACTCCGGAACGTGAACAGCACCCTCGTCGCAGGTGTCGCCCAGTCCTCCACCGCCGACGGGGCGGCCGTCGTCCAGTGGAACAGCGCCGGCGTCGACGACCAGCTCTGGAAGATCGTCCGTATCAACTGA
- a CDS encoding LacI family DNA-binding transcriptional regulator translates to MTPGVGRGVASPVPRSADVAQLAGVSRKTVSRVLNNEPYVSDEARQRVLTAAEELGYRLNHAARALASGRNRSLGVVALGTAGYGTASLLVYIEQAARDAGYALRVINTPDGDPEGIAGAVESLLEQGVDGVVVSEPIVKGEVPLRVDVPVLFLGAPPSFTATRTLTVSVGAHELARAATEHLLDLGHETVHHLAGPRQWYATKDRIEGWQAALAARSAHEPPLLNGDWSAASGYAAGRALASDGSVTAVFAAGDEMAIGLIHALREAGRRVPEDISVVGFDGNPVFAYVSPPLTTVRQPFDAAAREGIRLLVHAIEKPDTELPQADEPPVELVVRGSTAPPPSRRGRPLLRTP, encoded by the coding sequence ATGACACCAGGAGTGGGGCGCGGCGTGGCCTCGCCTGTGCCGCGCAGTGCGGACGTCGCACAGCTGGCCGGGGTGTCGCGCAAGACGGTCTCCCGGGTTCTCAACAATGAGCCGTACGTCTCGGACGAGGCCCGTCAGCGTGTCCTCACGGCCGCCGAGGAACTCGGCTACCGGCTGAACCACGCGGCCAGGGCACTGGCCTCCGGACGCAACCGTTCCCTCGGCGTCGTCGCTCTGGGAACCGCGGGGTATGGAACCGCCTCCCTGCTCGTGTACATCGAACAGGCCGCACGGGACGCCGGTTACGCGCTCCGCGTGATCAACACACCGGACGGCGACCCGGAAGGCATCGCAGGCGCCGTGGAGTCACTCCTCGAACAGGGCGTGGACGGCGTCGTCGTCTCCGAACCCATCGTGAAGGGAGAAGTCCCCCTCCGCGTCGACGTGCCGGTCCTCTTCCTCGGGGCGCCCCCCTCCTTCACCGCCACCCGGACGCTGACCGTGAGCGTGGGCGCCCATGAACTTGCGCGGGCGGCCACCGAACACCTGCTGGACCTGGGACACGAGACCGTCCATCACCTCGCCGGCCCGCGGCAGTGGTACGCCACCAAGGACCGCATCGAGGGATGGCAGGCGGCACTTGCCGCACGAAGCGCACACGAACCGCCGCTGCTCAACGGTGACTGGTCGGCCGCCTCCGGGTACGCGGCGGGTCGCGCGCTGGCCTCGGACGGCTCCGTGACCGCGGTGTTCGCCGCGGGCGACGAGATGGCCATCGGCCTGATCCATGCCCTACGGGAAGCCGGGCGGCGCGTGCCGGAGGACATCAGTGTCGTCGGGTTCGACGGCAACCCGGTCTTCGCCTACGTCTCGCCCCCACTGACCACCGTGCGCCAGCCTTTCGACGCTGCCGCACGGGAAGGAATCCGGCTTCTCGTGCACGCCATCGAGAAGCCCGACACCGAGCTGCCGCAGGCGGACGAACCCCCTGTCGAGCTCGTCGTCCGCGGCTCGACCGCGCCCCCGCCGTCCCGCCGAGGCCGGCCGCTGCTCCGCACCCCCTGA
- a CDS encoding S1 family peptidase has product MRTTRPAPRGARRRTRLVALASGLTVLAATALAGTAAHAGPGDPSPTTMYSSAQLAAVEKAVASADVVGTAWSVDDTTGRVLLAADSTVSAAAIDAIKRGLGADGGVLRVERLPGKLTRYLSGGDAVYSSSADGTFRCSLGFNTRDSAGNYYFLTAGHCTNGTSDWYSDRFVTHIGTTTPGSSYPGNDYGRVAYDPGQPVPPGTVGDQEITSAADAQRGQAACRRGSTTGTHCGRVTGVNWSVRYPDGVVTGMIRTNICAEPGDSGGPLYADTRALGLTSGGSGNCATPPSTTFFQPVTEALNAFGVQVY; this is encoded by the coding sequence ATGAGGACCACACGCCCGGCGCCCCGCGGTGCGAGACGACGTACCCGCCTGGTCGCACTCGCGTCCGGACTGACCGTCCTGGCGGCGACGGCCCTGGCCGGGACCGCGGCCCACGCAGGCCCCGGCGACCCCAGCCCGACCACCATGTACAGCAGCGCGCAACTCGCCGCGGTCGAGAAAGCGGTCGCGAGCGCCGATGTGGTCGGCACCGCCTGGAGCGTGGACGACACGACCGGCAGGGTGCTGCTCGCCGCCGACAGCACCGTGTCCGCCGCCGCGATCGACGCCATCAAGAGGGGCCTGGGCGCCGACGGCGGCGTGCTGCGCGTCGAGCGCCTGCCGGGCAAGCTCACCAGGTACCTCTCCGGAGGGGATGCCGTCTACAGCAGCAGCGCCGACGGCACGTTCCGCTGCTCGCTGGGCTTCAACACCCGGGACAGCGCCGGAAACTACTACTTCCTCACCGCCGGTCACTGCACCAACGGAACCTCCGACTGGTACTCGGACCGGTTTGTCACGCACATCGGCACCACCACCCCCGGCTCCAGCTACCCCGGCAACGACTACGGCCGCGTGGCCTACGACCCTGGCCAACCCGTCCCGCCCGGCACGGTCGGCGACCAGGAGATCACCAGCGCCGCCGACGCCCAGCGCGGCCAGGCCGCCTGCCGCCGCGGCTCCACCACCGGCACCCACTGCGGCCGGGTCACCGGCGTGAACTGGAGTGTGCGCTATCCGGACGGCGTGGTGACCGGCATGATCCGCACCAACATCTGCGCCGAGCCGGGCGACAGCGGCGGCCCCCTCTACGCCGACACCCGGGCGCTGGGCCTCACCTCCGGCGGCAGCGGCAACTGCGCCACCCCGCCCAGCACGACCTTCTTCCAGCCGGTCACCGAGGCCCTCAACGCGTTCGGGGTGCAGGTGTACTGA
- a CDS encoding glycoside hydrolase family 2 TIM barrel-domain containing protein has product MRIDLNAGWRFVREDVTGAERPGFDDSGWTSVNTPHTWNAADGADGGNNYYRGVGWYRRHYTVPSELAGKRLYLQFAGVNQVADVWINGTYLGQHKGGYSRFRFGATAVLVPGGDNVIAVRVTNARDTAIAPVGADYTFEGGIYRNVSLWATDDLHVRMEDYAGPGVYLRQSNVTAASATVTVTTKLWNDGNTTRSVVVRSVIADKGGTVVAETRSAAQVVAAATGAEIRQTVSIDRPRLWNGLADPYLYNASVELHDVTAGADRITDVVTERLGLRSIAVDADTGFHLNGSHLGLHGVNLHQERAGKGWAISDADHTQDFDLIRELGANTIRMAHYQHDQKDYELADERGLVVWAEIPLVNSVTDSTAFTASTQNQLRELIRQNYNHPSIVFWGIGNELTDYNGTATNTLLASLAGIIEAEDPDRLSTYAVRSEDPDSAQAGLHTRTTGFNKYLGWYYGSKDGELGAWADNLHVNSPSRRIAISEYGAGANTTQHALNPPKPEPGGAWHPEEYQSLFHEAAWKQLAGRPYIWGAFVWAMFDFASDGRNEGSRPGINDKGLVTHDRQIRKGAFYWYKANWASTPTLYITSRRWTRRTEATTELKVYSNADKVTATLNGTSLGTLSSSDHIFRWADVTLRPGQNTVTVTATINGSTYTDSVDWTLG; this is encoded by the coding sequence GTGCGCATCGATCTCAACGCAGGGTGGCGATTCGTCAGAGAAGACGTCACAGGTGCGGAGCGGCCCGGGTTCGACGACTCAGGATGGACGTCGGTCAACACGCCCCACACCTGGAACGCTGCCGATGGCGCCGACGGCGGCAACAACTACTACCGCGGAGTGGGCTGGTACCGCCGCCATTACACCGTGCCGTCCGAACTGGCCGGGAAGAGGCTGTACTTGCAGTTCGCCGGGGTCAACCAGGTCGCCGACGTCTGGATCAACGGCACCTATCTCGGGCAGCACAAAGGTGGATACTCCCGGTTCAGGTTCGGCGCCACCGCCGTGCTCGTCCCGGGCGGCGACAACGTGATCGCGGTGAGAGTGACCAATGCCCGCGACACCGCCATCGCGCCGGTGGGCGCGGACTACACCTTCGAGGGCGGCATCTACCGCAATGTGAGCCTGTGGGCCACCGACGATCTCCATGTGCGGATGGAGGACTACGCAGGTCCCGGCGTCTACCTGCGGCAGAGCAATGTGACCGCGGCGTCCGCCACGGTGACCGTGACGACGAAGCTGTGGAACGACGGCAACACCACCAGATCGGTGGTCGTCCGCAGCGTCATCGCCGACAAGGGCGGGACCGTCGTCGCGGAGACCAGGAGCGCCGCGCAGGTCGTCGCCGCGGCCACCGGCGCGGAGATCAGACAGACCGTCAGCATCGACCGCCCACGCCTGTGGAACGGCTTGGCAGATCCGTACCTCTACAACGCCAGCGTTGAGCTCCATGACGTCACCGCGGGCGCGGACAGGATCACGGATGTGGTGACCGAACGCCTGGGCCTTCGCTCCATCGCCGTGGACGCCGACACCGGCTTCCACCTCAACGGCAGCCACCTCGGTCTGCACGGCGTCAACCTGCACCAGGAGCGGGCCGGCAAGGGCTGGGCGATATCCGACGCCGACCACACACAGGACTTCGACCTCATCCGGGAGCTCGGCGCCAACACCATCCGGATGGCCCACTACCAACACGACCAGAAGGACTACGAACTCGCTGACGAACGTGGGCTGGTCGTGTGGGCGGAGATTCCGCTGGTCAACTCCGTCACCGACTCGACCGCCTTCACCGCGAGCACCCAGAACCAACTGCGTGAGCTGATCCGGCAGAACTACAACCACCCGTCGATCGTCTTCTGGGGCATCGGCAACGAACTCACCGACTACAACGGCACCGCCACGAACACGCTGCTCGCGTCACTGGCCGGCATCATCGAAGCCGAGGACCCGGACCGGCTCTCCACCTACGCGGTGCGCAGCGAGGACCCCGACAGCGCACAGGCCGGACTGCACACGCGGACAACGGGCTTCAACAAGTACCTCGGCTGGTACTACGGTTCCAAGGACGGCGAGCTCGGTGCATGGGCCGACAACCTGCACGTGAACTCGCCGTCCCGCCGTATCGCCATCTCGGAGTACGGTGCCGGCGCCAACACCACCCAGCACGCCCTCAACCCGCCCAAGCCCGAACCGGGTGGAGCCTGGCACCCCGAGGAATACCAGTCGCTGTTCCACGAAGCGGCCTGGAAGCAGCTCGCCGGCCGTCCGTACATCTGGGGCGCGTTCGTCTGGGCCATGTTCGACTTCGCCTCCGACGGCCGCAACGAAGGAAGCCGACCTGGAATCAACGACAAGGGCCTGGTCACCCACGACCGGCAGATCCGCAAGGGCGCCTTCTACTGGTACAAGGCCAACTGGGCGAGCACTCCGACCCTTTACATCACCAGCCGCCGCTGGACCCGGCGAACCGAGGCCACCACCGAACTGAAGGTCTACTCCAACGCGGACAAGGTCACCGCCACCCTCAACGGCACGTCCCTGGGGACCCTGAGCAGCAGCGACCACATCTTCCGGTGGGCCGACGTCACACTGAGGCCGGGGCAGAACACCGTGACCGTCACCGCGACCATCAACGGCTCGACGTACACAGACAGCGTCGATTGGACCCTCGGTTGA
- a CDS encoding poly-gamma-glutamate hydrolase family protein, producing the protein MNKTSRRTVLASVAAVAAGLPTLNAVMGSGATPAAAADQYGSNTELYTRTAAKEGTDWMRRFRIGAPVQVTDNARSTSSPISSTAVIAPHGGGIEAGTSELCMAIAGYTPFDVNTDPASAAVPGEPQRDYWMFEALANSAAQHVTSTHCDDPAALAVCAGSLYAVALHGFDDTATKKIIIGGRDERLKRNLLAAFTKYGLTSPTTNADWDVAVVLAGATDPINGDDPANIVNRTRTGAGAQLELSTALRKAMFGDFSGAAKRRTTAGVPSGDSPYADHFWNGFVSAVLEAIKNHELGLDSL; encoded by the coding sequence GTGAACAAGACCAGCAGACGCACCGTCCTCGCTTCCGTCGCCGCCGTCGCCGCCGGCCTGCCCACCCTCAATGCCGTGATGGGCAGCGGCGCCACGCCGGCCGCGGCAGCCGACCAGTACGGGTCCAACACCGAGTTGTACACCCGTACCGCGGCCAAGGAGGGCACCGACTGGATGCGCCGGTTCCGCATCGGCGCGCCGGTGCAGGTCACGGACAATGCCCGCAGCACGAGCAGCCCCATCAGCAGCACGGCGGTGATCGCGCCGCACGGCGGCGGGATCGAGGCGGGCACGAGCGAGTTGTGCATGGCCATCGCCGGTTACACGCCCTTCGACGTCAACACCGACCCGGCGAGCGCGGCGGTGCCGGGGGAGCCGCAGCGGGACTACTGGATGTTCGAGGCCCTGGCCAACTCCGCCGCGCAGCACGTCACCTCCACCCACTGCGACGACCCGGCCGCCCTGGCCGTCTGCGCCGGCAGCCTGTACGCCGTGGCCCTGCACGGCTTCGACGACACAGCCACGAAGAAGATCATCATCGGCGGTCGGGACGAGCGGCTCAAGCGCAACCTGCTGGCGGCCTTCACGAAGTACGGCCTGACCTCCCCCACGACCAACGCCGATTGGGACGTGGCCGTGGTCCTCGCGGGCGCCACCGACCCCATCAACGGCGACGACCCGGCCAACATCGTCAATCGCACCCGCACCGGTGCCGGCGCCCAGCTGGAGCTGTCCACCGCGCTGCGCAAGGCGATGTTCGGTGACTTCTCCGGCGCGGCCAAGCGCAGGACGACGGCCGGCGTGCCGAGCGGCGACAGCCCCTACGCCGACCACTTCTGGAACGGTTTCGTGAGCGCCGTCCTCGAGGCGATCAAGAACCACGAGCTCGGCCTCGACTCCCTCTAG